One stretch of Fictibacillus sp. b24 DNA includes these proteins:
- a CDS encoding DMT family transporter: MKGILFAFLAGAFITLQGVANARISQDIGSWQAATITQLTGFIAALLIVLIVKDQKWKHFKQVRPIYLTGGSFAAVVIYGNIYGIHSIGVTLTIAVILISQLAITFLIDGKGWFGVIKKEMKLPQFIGIAMMIVGVVILKF, from the coding sequence ATGAAAGGAATTCTGTTCGCGTTCTTGGCCGGTGCGTTTATTACTTTACAAGGTGTTGCGAATGCACGGATTAGTCAAGACATCGGTTCCTGGCAAGCGGCTACCATTACGCAATTGACTGGCTTCATCGCCGCTCTCTTGATTGTGTTGATCGTAAAAGATCAAAAATGGAAACACTTTAAACAAGTGCGTCCGATCTATTTAACGGGCGGATCGTTTGCGGCCGTTGTGATTTACGGCAATATTTATGGCATCCATTCGATCGGTGTAACGTTGACAATTGCTGTAATATTAATCTCACAGCTTGCTATCACCTTTTTGATTGATGGCAAAGGTTGGTTCGGTGTGATAAAGAAAGAAATGAAACTTCCGCAATTTATCGGAATCGCCATGATGATTGTCGGAGTCGTGATATTGAAATTTTAG
- a CDS encoding Crp/Fnr family transcriptional regulator: MKELHDPNLLQHYIETFEIAPILNEDLLPYLTLHRYDSGELICSQGDPYENLFLLVKGKLKIFNTSPEGKTLILSFKTPLDVVGDIEYVQGTDFINTVEAVSEVHMIAVHHRWLKKFASDHTPLLKFLLKMITEKFYVKSSSLSFNLLYPVEVRFASYLLSVCFDESDALYSGKLSTSHLMDAANLIGTSYRHLNRVIQHLSSEELVERHKGFIVVKDRDGLSKLANHRNIYE, encoded by the coding sequence ATGAAAGAGCTGCATGATCCTAATCTGCTTCAGCATTACATCGAAACATTCGAAATTGCTCCTATTCTTAATGAGGATCTTCTGCCCTATTTAACACTTCATCGCTATGATAGTGGTGAGCTGATCTGTTCGCAGGGCGATCCTTATGAAAATTTGTTTTTGTTAGTCAAAGGCAAGCTGAAAATCTTCAACACCTCACCTGAGGGCAAAACGCTTATTCTATCCTTTAAAACGCCGCTTGATGTTGTTGGCGATATTGAATACGTGCAGGGTACGGATTTTATCAACACGGTTGAAGCGGTCTCCGAGGTTCATATGATTGCTGTTCACCACCGGTGGCTTAAGAAATTTGCCAGCGATCACACACCGCTTTTGAAGTTTTTATTAAAAATGATTACGGAGAAGTTTTACGTGAAATCGAGTTCATTGAGCTTTAACTTGCTGTACCCGGTTGAAGTGCGTTTTGCGAGCTACCTGTTATCTGTTTGTTTTGATGAGTCAGATGCTCTTTATAGCGGAAAGCTCAGCACGAGTCACTTAATGGACGCTGCAAATTTGATTGGAACAAGCTATCGGCATCTGAACCGCGTCATACAGCACCTTTCATCGGAAGAGTTAGTAGAACGGCACAAAGGTTTTATCGTTGTAAAAGATCGGGACGGCTTAAGTAAGCTTGCCAACCATAGAAATATTTACGAATAG
- a CDS encoding DMT family transporter: protein MLSGLFFAVIAGLLVGLQNIFNTRVNDLAGTWSTTALVLGLGFLASMTLGLVFEGTELFALHNMKTWFWFSGLIGVGVVVCLVQGTRLLGPTFAISIVLTSQLGSALLWDSMGWFGLEKIPFTTQQLVGVLVIIGGVIVFKFGGVYKEKREVREVQSQLKHQVAGRS, encoded by the coding sequence ATGCTTTCAGGATTATTCTTTGCGGTTATTGCCGGCTTACTCGTTGGTCTGCAAAATATTTTCAATACAAGGGTAAACGATCTTGCAGGAACGTGGTCGACCACTGCATTGGTGTTAGGTCTAGGATTTCTCGCATCCATGACGCTCGGGCTTGTTTTTGAAGGAACTGAACTGTTTGCTCTTCACAATATGAAAACATGGTTTTGGTTCAGTGGATTGATCGGCGTAGGAGTTGTTGTTTGTCTCGTACAAGGAACGCGATTGCTCGGTCCGACATTTGCAATTTCCATCGTTTTGACTTCACAGCTCGGATCGGCATTATTATGGGATTCAATGGGCTGGTTCGGATTAGAAAAAATTCCGTTTACGACTCAGCAGCTAGTTGGTGTGCTCGTAATCATAGGCGGAGTGATTGTATTTAAGTTTGGCGGGGTTTATAAGGAAAAGCGCGAAGTTCGGGAAGTTCAAAGTCAGTTGAAACACCAAGTTGCGGGGAGATCATGA
- a CDS encoding M14 family zinc carboxypeptidase, translated as MKKKVLSVTLSGLMAFGALTTLSLPAHAVGNGPGTGNGSIQTSILHTYEELVDTLKTLDAKQDAMKLEVIGQTVKGRDIYMAKYISNPSNPTILFLTQQHGNEQLTTEGALEFMKHLGTNKTKSVLDNVNVLVIPMLNADGAMGDVNFSLEDYLADGDRHLTRYNANEIDLNREHDKPTSEMEPEARVLHENVFAKYNIDYMIDLHHQGTLSETDGQLVSGSMLYPTNSNVKPEVVEKSKRLGAVVFNAIQNTGWGHIGKYDGGSGANIGRNGAAVRYDISTLLFEMRGMSDHYREDYALGQKSNGYLIKQTIVTLDAAVRAIADDSIDTVDASFWNTLPQQKNRSGEVDDE; from the coding sequence GTGAAAAAGAAAGTTTTGTCTGTTACCTTGTCTGGTTTAATGGCTTTTGGCGCGCTAACTACGCTATCTTTACCTGCACATGCTGTCGGGAATGGTCCTGGAACAGGAAATGGATCCATTCAAACTTCTATCTTACATACGTATGAAGAGCTTGTTGATACTTTAAAAACACTAGATGCAAAACAAGATGCTATGAAACTTGAAGTAATCGGCCAAACCGTAAAAGGTCGAGACATTTACATGGCAAAGTACATATCAAATCCAAGTAACCCAACCATCTTATTTTTGACACAACAGCATGGGAACGAACAACTGACAACTGAAGGCGCTTTGGAATTTATGAAACACCTTGGTACGAATAAAACAAAAAGCGTGTTGGACAATGTGAACGTATTGGTTATCCCCATGTTGAACGCGGATGGCGCAATGGGAGATGTGAATTTCTCCCTTGAAGATTACTTAGCTGATGGTGACCGCCACCTTACACGCTATAATGCGAATGAAATTGACTTAAATCGCGAACATGATAAACCGACTAGTGAAATGGAGCCTGAAGCACGTGTTCTTCATGAAAATGTGTTCGCGAAGTATAACATTGATTACATGATTGATCTTCACCACCAAGGAACGTTGAGTGAGACGGACGGGCAACTTGTGTCTGGTTCTATGTTGTATCCTACGAATTCAAACGTGAAGCCTGAAGTGGTTGAAAAATCAAAACGCCTTGGTGCTGTTGTGTTCAATGCCATCCAAAACACGGGCTGGGGTCATATTGGTAAATATGATGGCGGATCTGGCGCAAACATTGGACGTAATGGTGCTGCTGTCCGATACGATATCTCTACTCTCCTTTTTGAAATGCGCGGAATGTCTGATCACTATCGTGAAGACTATGCGCTAGGTCAAAAGAGTAACGGATATTTGATTAAGCAAACAATCGTCACGCTAGATGCAGCTGTACGTGCGATTGCTGATGACTCAATCGACACAGTAGATGCTAGTTTTTGGAATACACTGCCACAACAAAAGAATCGTTCTGGAGAAGTTGACGACGAATAA
- a CDS encoding C40 family peptidase, giving the protein MKKAAAGFAIAGVMAFNPVVGEAALGDQTLKPGMQHSDVQDLQQTLDDKGYFTYSKTTDYYGDYTTDAVKKLQADKGITVDGIAGDETFKALGVDQSGEQSDSSIVEVAKKYEGTPYKWGGESPDGFDCSGYLNYIFDEAENIDLPRTVDEIYAKGTKVDKPAVGDIVFFDLEGDGPSHAGVYIGNDQFMHASSSKGVTSAELSSSYWSEHYIGAKSYE; this is encoded by the coding sequence TTGAAAAAGGCAGCAGCAGGATTTGCGATTGCAGGGGTTATGGCGTTCAATCCAGTAGTGGGGGAAGCCGCACTCGGAGATCAGACACTCAAACCTGGGATGCAGCATTCAGATGTACAAGACCTACAACAAACATTAGATGATAAAGGATACTTTACTTATAGCAAAACAACCGATTATTATGGTGACTATACAACAGACGCAGTAAAAAAATTGCAAGCAGATAAAGGCATTACAGTAGATGGCATCGCTGGGGACGAAACGTTCAAAGCGCTCGGTGTTGATCAAAGCGGTGAACAAAGTGATTCGTCAATCGTAGAGGTAGCTAAGAAATATGAAGGCACACCATATAAGTGGGGTGGGGAATCACCTGACGGCTTTGATTGCAGCGGATACTTAAATTATATCTTTGACGAAGCAGAAAACATCGATCTACCTCGTACAGTTGATGAAATCTATGCAAAAGGAACAAAGGTGGATAAACCTGCAGTCGGCGACATCGTTTTCTTTGATCTAGAAGGCGACGGACCGAGCCATGCAGGAGTTTACATTGGAAACGATCAGTTCATGCACGCATCTTCATCAAAAGGTGTGACGTCAGCTGAACTCAGCAGCTCATACTGGTCAGAACATTATATTGGAGCAAAAAGTTACGAATAA
- a CDS encoding oxidoreductase: MKRKTAIVTGTSSGFGMLCAVELAKAGFDVVSTMRNLDRAENLLKLADSHNVADQIHLHPLDVTSAESVSTFTTYIKKFHSIDVLVNNAGFALGGFSEELTADEYRLQFETNVFGVIAVTQNVLPIMRKNRRGRIINMSSISGKFGFPGLSPYTASKHALEGYSESLRLELRPFGIDVVLVEPGSYQTNIWSSIDNMTINSDSPYHFYMEALLEDIETGKGSHGDPLDVAKLVTRIATSSKTPKLRYTIGKGVRLSLFLKVILPWKLLEKVILNKLLK, translated from the coding sequence ATGAAAAGAAAAACAGCAATTGTAACCGGCACTTCCAGCGGGTTCGGCATGCTTTGTGCTGTAGAACTTGCGAAAGCCGGTTTTGATGTGGTCAGCACGATGCGGAATTTGGATCGTGCAGAGAATCTATTAAAACTAGCGGATAGTCATAATGTGGCAGACCAGATCCACCTTCATCCGCTTGATGTTACATCAGCTGAATCGGTCTCCACATTTACTACTTACATAAAAAAGTTTCATAGCATTGATGTGCTCGTGAACAACGCGGGGTTCGCACTTGGCGGTTTTTCAGAAGAGTTAACCGCAGATGAGTACCGTTTGCAGTTTGAGACGAATGTTTTTGGTGTGATTGCGGTCACTCAAAACGTTCTTCCCATCATGCGGAAAAATCGCCGCGGCCGTATCATCAACATGAGCAGCATCTCTGGCAAGTTCGGCTTTCCAGGACTGTCGCCGTATACCGCTTCTAAGCACGCACTGGAAGGATACAGCGAGAGCCTGCGTCTGGAGCTCAGGCCGTTCGGTATTGATGTTGTTCTTGTTGAACCAGGTTCTTATCAAACGAACATCTGGTCGTCGATCGACAACATGACCATTAACTCTGACTCTCCTTATCACTTTTATATGGAAGCCCTATTAGAAGATATTGAAACAGGCAAAGGCAGTCATGGCGATCCGCTTGATGTGGCAAAGCTTGTGACGAGGATAGCAACTTCCTCAAAAACACCCAAATTGCGATATACAATCGGTAAAGGTGTAAGGTTAAGTCTGTTTCTGAAAGTTATTTTGCCGTGGAAGTTGCTAGAAAAAGTTATTTTAAATAAGCTGTTAAAATAA
- a CDS encoding transposase, with product MKFLIIIGSLIVPIGMFWLQYAWPKSRSIFNICALFAALTFGNLAAISIQQILHDNTVFMTNIHGVLLNPFFLLAGSYLGVYLFYRFMIWTSSEW from the coding sequence GTGAAGTTTTTAATTATTATTGGAAGTCTGATCGTCCCAATCGGAATGTTTTGGCTGCAATACGCTTGGCCAAAAAGCCGTTCGATATTTAATATATGTGCTCTTTTCGCTGCGCTAACATTCGGAAACCTAGCAGCAATCAGCATTCAGCAGATCCTTCACGACAACACCGTTTTCATGACAAACATTCACGGCGTTCTGTTGAATCCATTCTTCTTGTTAGCAGGCTCTTATTTAGGTGTTTACCTTTTTTATCGTTTCATGATATGGACTTCTTCAGAATGGTAA
- a CDS encoding TIGR00266 family protein, which produces MNNHEIDYKIYGDDMQFVEVELDPKETVIAEAGALMMMEDGIEMETIFGDGSSGGGSGLMGKLFSAGKRVLTGESLFMTTFTNEDHGKKHVSFASPYPGKIIPMDLSELGGKVICQKDAFLAAAKGVSVGIEFQRKLGAGFFGGEGFIMQKLEGDGMAFVHAGGTIHKKELAPGEVLRVDTGCLVAMTSGVNYNIEMVKGVKTALFGGEGLFFATLQGPGTVWIQSLPFSRLASRVFAAAPHRGGSSDEGSIAKGVFNMLNGD; this is translated from the coding sequence ATGAATAATCACGAAATCGATTATAAAATTTATGGTGATGACATGCAGTTTGTTGAGGTGGAGCTTGATCCGAAAGAAACGGTGATCGCTGAAGCTGGCGCACTCATGATGATGGAAGATGGCATTGAGATGGAAACCATTTTCGGTGACGGCTCATCTGGCGGCGGTAGCGGTTTGATGGGAAAACTGTTCAGTGCTGGTAAACGTGTGCTGACGGGTGAAAGTCTATTTATGACAACATTCACGAATGAAGATCACGGGAAAAAGCACGTTTCCTTCGCTTCTCCTTATCCTGGTAAAATCATTCCGATGGACTTGAGCGAACTTGGCGGTAAAGTGATCTGTCAGAAGGATGCGTTCTTAGCCGCTGCAAAAGGCGTATCTGTTGGAATCGAGTTTCAGCGTAAGTTAGGTGCCGGGTTCTTCGGTGGCGAAGGCTTTATCATGCAGAAACTTGAAGGCGATGGCATGGCGTTCGTTCATGCAGGCGGAACGATTCATAAGAAAGAACTTGCTCCTGGAGAAGTGCTGCGTGTTGATACAGGCTGTTTAGTTGCCATGACGAGCGGTGTGAATTACAACATCGAGATGGTAAAAGGCGTAAAAACAGCATTATTCGGCGGTGAAGGATTATTCTTTGCCACATTACAAGGACCGGGAACAGTATGGATTCAGTCCCTTCCGTTCAGCCGTCTGGCGAGCCGCGTGTTCGCAGCCGCACCACACCGCGGAGGATCAAGTGATGAAGGCAGTATCGCTAAAGGCGTGTTCAATATGCTGAATGGTGATTGA
- a CDS encoding S66 family peptidase — protein MIKYPILKKNAVIGVTAPSSGVPPFLHNMFKQACERMEQRGYEVVCGDTVWMQSKAKSAPAKFRAAELNKMLSNDEIDVIIPPWGGELLIEIMEHVDFTNIRDKWILGYSDTSVLMLAITLKTGLATANGTNFVDVRGEYSDDTTAMWEKVLRTKVGESVLQQSSEKYQEKWQHDAPTSCVFHLTEKTHWKTASGEKEKVEGRLLGGCIDVIRHLIGTPFGNVAQFRKQFLNEDEPILWYLENCEMNTTDLRRTLVHMKLAGWFENCSGILFGRSEANEPIGDYTVEDVYQDMADDLGVPIIYDVDCGHQPPQITFVNGAYAEVEVENGRGTVLQHFKA, from the coding sequence ATGATTAAATATCCGATTCTAAAGAAAAATGCAGTGATAGGCGTAACCGCACCATCTTCTGGTGTGCCGCCATTTTTACATAACATGTTTAAGCAAGCATGCGAGCGTATGGAGCAAAGAGGGTATGAGGTGGTTTGCGGAGATACCGTGTGGATGCAATCAAAGGCCAAATCAGCACCTGCAAAATTTCGCGCAGCTGAGCTGAACAAAATGTTAAGTAATGATGAGATCGACGTAATCATCCCTCCATGGGGCGGTGAACTGCTGATTGAAATCATGGAGCATGTAGATTTCACGAACATTCGGGACAAATGGATTCTCGGCTATTCTGATACGAGTGTTCTGATGCTCGCCATTACATTAAAAACAGGACTCGCAACTGCCAACGGAACAAACTTCGTGGATGTAAGAGGCGAGTATTCGGATGACACTACTGCCATGTGGGAAAAGGTGTTGAGAACAAAAGTGGGAGAGTCAGTGCTGCAGCAGTCCTCAGAGAAGTATCAGGAAAAATGGCAGCACGATGCACCGACATCGTGTGTGTTTCATCTCACTGAGAAAACCCACTGGAAGACAGCATCTGGTGAAAAAGAGAAAGTTGAAGGACGACTGCTCGGAGGCTGTATCGATGTGATTCGGCATCTGATCGGAACGCCGTTTGGTAATGTGGCTCAGTTTAGAAAACAGTTTTTGAATGAAGATGAACCCATTCTGTGGTACCTTGAAAATTGTGAGATGAACACGACCGATTTAAGAAGAACACTCGTTCATATGAAGTTAGCCGGCTGGTTTGAGAACTGTTCAGGTATTTTGTTCGGCAGAAGTGAAGCCAACGAGCCTATTGGGGATTACACAGTAGAAGACGTGTATCAAGATATGGCTGATGATCTGGGAGTTCCTATCATTTACGATGTCGATTGCGGCCATCAGCCACCACAGATCACGTTTGTTAACGGGGCGTATGCTGAAGTGGAAGTTGAGAATGGTCGTGGGACTGTTTTGCAGCATTTTAAGGCGTAA
- a CDS encoding VOC family protein, whose translation MATSDQKVTTFLLFQGQAEEAMNVYTSLFADSEIKNILYQEDGTVLHATFSIKGQNLMCIDSGIKHEFTFTPAISLFVKCDTLDEIHHLFESLSNGGAVLMPLGELPGMEKFAWVQDSFGVSWQLSLPSRDN comes from the coding sequence ATGGCAACTTCTGATCAAAAAGTAACCACATTTCTTTTGTTTCAAGGACAAGCTGAGGAAGCAATGAACGTATACACGTCGCTGTTCGCTGATTCAGAGATCAAAAATATTCTTTATCAAGAAGATGGAACGGTGCTGCACGCGACCTTTAGCATTAAAGGGCAAAACTTGATGTGTATAGACAGCGGGATAAAACACGAGTTCACATTTACTCCTGCCATTTCTTTGTTCGTAAAGTGTGACACTTTGGATGAAATACATCATCTTTTCGAATCGTTATCGAACGGTGGAGCAGTGCTTATGCCTTTAGGGGAGCTTCCAGGAATGGAAAAGTTCGCATGGGTGCAGGATTCATTCGGGGTTTCGTGGCAGTTGAGCCTGCCGTCTCGCGACAATTGA
- a CDS encoding amino acid permease, protein MDKSEAKNMAWWQLSLVGVGCTIGTGYFLGSTIGIQLTGPSIVFSFLLAAIGTYIVFQLLAKMTAADPQKGSFCYYASQSYGRWAGFSCGWNYWVSNILIMGSQLTALSILSQFWFPHIPLWIFAAFYAVLAIVVVLAGTKKFDQVENLLAVIKVAAIVMFIVLAIAGLIGLVDGKNYDLALPDTFDGYFTGGLKGFWSSLIYAFYAFGGIEVIGMMAMQLKKTEDATKAGMIMLLILTIIYVLSMGLAVTTVAMEVFDHKESPFVTAMERYHLGFFPHVFNGAIIVAGFSAMAAALFGVTNLLMTLAEDGDAPKLFAKTIKFKKLPLPAMSLAAAGLLASIITALLLPGRIYEYITTAAGILLLFNWLFIIISSMKILKQSLWTKLFSIVAIVLIFLAVTGTWFEHTIRPGLYVSVGIAILIGIISIIIQKKHSTQQET, encoded by the coding sequence ATGGATAAATCAGAAGCAAAGAACATGGCGTGGTGGCAGCTCTCACTCGTTGGAGTCGGCTGCACAATAGGGACAGGGTACTTTCTTGGGTCAACGATCGGGATTCAGCTAACTGGGCCCTCTATCGTTTTCTCCTTTTTATTAGCTGCGATCGGTACATACATCGTGTTCCAACTGCTCGCGAAGATGACGGCGGCAGATCCTCAAAAAGGTTCATTTTGCTATTATGCTTCCCAATCATACGGAAGATGGGCAGGCTTTAGCTGCGGATGGAACTATTGGGTATCCAACATTTTGATCATGGGAAGCCAGCTAACTGCACTCTCTATCCTTTCTCAGTTCTGGTTTCCGCACATTCCACTTTGGATTTTTGCCGCTTTTTATGCCGTACTCGCCATTGTTGTCGTGTTGGCTGGAACAAAAAAGTTTGACCAAGTGGAAAATCTGCTTGCTGTGATAAAAGTAGCAGCAATCGTTATGTTCATTGTTTTAGCAATCGCAGGTCTCATTGGACTAGTGGATGGTAAGAACTATGATCTCGCCTTACCAGATACGTTTGACGGTTATTTTACAGGAGGCTTGAAAGGCTTCTGGTCGTCACTTATCTATGCCTTTTACGCGTTTGGCGGAATTGAAGTGATTGGCATGATGGCGATGCAGCTCAAAAAAACGGAAGATGCCACAAAAGCAGGAATGATCATGCTTTTGATACTGACGATTATATATGTTCTATCAATGGGACTCGCTGTAACGACTGTTGCGATGGAAGTGTTTGATCATAAGGAAAGTCCTTTTGTAACGGCGATGGAACGGTATCATCTCGGTTTTTTTCCCCATGTTTTTAACGGAGCGATAATTGTTGCGGGATTCTCTGCAATGGCGGCGGCACTATTCGGGGTTACCAACCTATTGATGACGTTAGCGGAAGATGGGGATGCGCCGAAACTATTTGCGAAAACCATCAAATTTAAAAAATTGCCTCTGCCTGCCATGTCTCTTGCCGCAGCAGGACTTTTAGCAAGTATCATTACCGCACTTTTATTGCCTGGAAGGATCTATGAATACATTACAACAGCTGCCGGCATCCTGCTTTTATTTAACTGGCTTTTTATTATCATCTCGTCCATGAAAATTTTGAAGCAGTCGTTATGGACGAAACTTTTCTCGATTGTTGCAATCGTGCTAATATTTTTAGCAGTTACCGGCACTTGGTTCGAGCACACCATTCGGCCGGGGCTGTACGTAAGTGTCGGAATCGCTATACTGATCGGGATCATTTCAATCATCATTCAAAAAAAGCACAGCACACAACAAGAAACTTGA
- a CDS encoding LysE family translocator, whose translation MFLFIKYVLLGLSLAAPIGPVNAAQMDRGIKYGFWQAWMVGLGATVADAIYMLLVYMGLVSYINTPFIKTFLWLFGSFVLLYTGIETFKKAAAEKNSSDKDYTVHNSRSFMAGFLMSLTNPLTILFWLGIYGSILAETAAKYSMESLMLYSAAIFSGILLWDFTMAVVSSGFRKMLADRILDGISKLSGLSLIGFGCYFGYKGIAFLLS comes from the coding sequence ATGTTTCTTTTTATAAAGTACGTGCTATTAGGATTATCACTCGCTGCTCCAATCGGTCCAGTAAATGCTGCACAGATGGACCGCGGTATCAAATATGGATTTTGGCAAGCGTGGATGGTAGGGCTCGGAGCTACAGTGGCAGATGCCATCTATATGCTTTTGGTCTACATGGGACTTGTGAGCTACATCAATACGCCGTTCATCAAAACCTTTCTATGGCTCTTCGGCAGTTTCGTCCTTCTCTACACAGGAATAGAGACCTTCAAAAAAGCAGCAGCAGAAAAAAATAGCAGTGATAAAGACTACACGGTACATAACAGCAGAAGTTTTATGGCCGGTTTTCTTATGTCGCTCACCAATCCTCTTACCATCTTATTTTGGTTAGGGATTTACGGTTCTATACTTGCAGAAACGGCAGCTAAATATAGTATGGAAAGCTTGATGTTATATAGTGCAGCGATTTTTTCAGGGATTTTATTGTGGGATTTTACGATGGCTGTCGTATCAAGCGGTTTCCGTAAGATGCTTGCTGACCGCATTTTAGATGGGATCTCGAAGCTCTCAGGATTATCACTCATAGGCTTTGGCTGTTATTTTGGCTATAAAGGGATTGCGTTTTTGTTGTCTTGA
- a CDS encoding SRPBCC family protein encodes MTDLKFVYVTYIEAHPEKVWEALTNGDLSEQYFFGSRVESEWKEGSRITYSRGSKVTDWGEIIKCDPQKELSFTWNNKWDEEERKTPTVATFTLKEMNGTVRLTLRHENLMEADIVEEEDTFVGFNNGWPAILSNLKTLLETGRTLPPVIA; translated from the coding sequence ATGACAGACTTAAAGTTCGTGTATGTGACCTACATAGAGGCGCATCCTGAAAAAGTGTGGGAAGCTCTGACAAATGGAGATCTTTCGGAACAATACTTTTTCGGAAGCAGGGTGGAGTCGGAATGGAAAGAAGGTTCGCGTATCACTTATTCCCGCGGCAGCAAAGTGACCGATTGGGGAGAAATCATAAAGTGTGATCCGCAAAAAGAACTTTCTTTTACGTGGAACAACAAATGGGACGAGGAAGAGCGTAAAACCCCGACCGTCGCGACTTTCACTCTAAAAGAGATGAACGGAACAGTTAGATTGACTCTTCGTCATGAAAATTTGATGGAAGCGGATATCGTAGAGGAAGAAGACACGTTTGTAGGATTCAACAACGGCTGGCCCGCAATCTTAAGTAACCTGAAAACATTACTGGAAACAGGCCGCACGCTTCCGCCGGTGATTGCTTGA
- a CDS encoding DinB family protein — MDQKTILLIQMSANHNEPNWFVPIDRALDGLTAEQAKGKSGDSNSIWEIVNHLIFWNERYLQRFQGKTVTRKIESNDETFRNENKENWDAAKNELFAVLTHWTEALKEADEEIFERSAHEDRHDPWYSVLANINIHNAYHIGQIVEIRKSQGNWDPEKGVH, encoded by the coding sequence GTGGACCAAAAAACAATTTTATTGATACAAATGTCCGCCAATCACAATGAACCGAACTGGTTTGTACCGATTGATCGCGCGCTTGACGGATTAACGGCTGAACAGGCAAAAGGAAAATCAGGTGACAGCAACTCCATATGGGAAATCGTCAACCACTTAATCTTTTGGAACGAACGCTATTTGCAACGTTTTCAAGGAAAGACAGTAACTCGAAAAATTGAAAGCAATGATGAAACATTTCGAAATGAAAACAAAGAAAATTGGGATGCAGCAAAAAATGAGCTGTTTGCTGTTTTAACTCATTGGACGGAGGCGCTGAAAGAAGCGGATGAGGAAATCTTTGAGCGCTCAGCTCATGAAGACCGACATGACCCGTGGTACTCAGTGCTCGCGAACATCAACATCCACAATGCTTACCATATCGGACAAATCGTAGAAATCAGAAAATCGCAAGGAAACTGGGATCCAGAAAAAGGTGTACATTAA